CGGAAGGCCCGGTTCTAGGCCTCCGGGGCGGGCCGCACCCGCGCTTCCGCGGTCAACTCCAATAGATCAATCTCCTCTTCCACTACGTGGAAGGCATCGTCGCCGATCACGTCGCGAGCCCGCAGGTCGCGAAGCGATTCGCGTTGGGATTGCACGGCCAGCCTTTGCAGCCCCGGCAGATCCTGGCCCGCGCCCTGGGTCGATGGTTCCGAGCCGGCGGCCTCTTCCAGCAGGCGGGCCCGGTACTCGCTTTTCAGCAAGGCGGCTTCCGGTGAATCGCCTCCGCGTTCTTGCAAAACGCGCAGCGCCGCTTGCGCGGTCTCGGCCCGCGCGACGGCGATCTCGCGATCCACGGAGCCGTCGTCGTGCAATTTCAGCAGGCGCATCAATGGCGGTAGGGTGAGGCCTTGCAGCACCAAGGTGAAGAGGACAACCGAAAAGGCCGAGAAGACGATGAGATCGCGGAAGGGAAAGCCGGTCGGGCCATCGGGAAGGGCCAGGGCGGTGGCCAAGGTAACGATACCGCGCATGCCGCACCACGAGGCCAAGGCCGCGTTCCGGAAGGTGGGCATGAGCTCCGGGTCCCTGGGGCCGAAGCGCATCCGCTTCCAGCGAACTACGCCTACGAATACCGGCGCCCAGACGAGGCGTACCAGCACCGCGGCGGCGCATACCGCGCCCGCGCACGCGGCATAGGACCCCCACTCGCGGCCATGCATGCGCGAAACGATGCCGCGCAATTGCAGGCCGATAAGCACGAAGGCCAGTACGTTGAGCACCAGCACCGCCACGTCCCACACGACATAGGACGCGATGCGATGATGCGCATCGGTCCGCCCGCCGATCTGCCGCGCCAGGGTCATGGCGAAGGCGACCATGGTGATGATGGGGGAGAGGCCCAGCCGATCGGCGATGAGCCACACCGCGAAGGTCCCGACGAATTGCAGCAGCACGCTGATGGGGATGTCGCGCACTCGCCCCGCCAGCAGGATCTGGAGGCGCGCGAGCGCCCAGCCAACTGCCAAGCCCCCGCCGCAGGACAAGAGCAAGAGAGGCGCGACCTTCCAGGCGGAGAAGCTGCCGGTAAGGGCGGCTCCCACGGATAAGCGGTAGATGAGCAGGGCGGTGGCATCGTTGAAAAGGCTCTCGCCTTCGAGGATGACCATCAGGCGATGGGGCGGGCGTAACCTGCGTAGTACGGCCGCGGCCGCCGAAGCGTCGGGCGGCGCGACGATGGCCCCCAGGGCGATGGCCGGGGCCCAGCCCATGCCGGGAACCGCCAGGCGCGCGGCCCAGGCCACCGCGGCGACGGTCACGATCACCAGCACGATAGCCAGGCCGACGACGGAAACCAGGTTGCGCTTGAGGTCGCGGGGGGAGGCATCGTAGGCCGCATCCAGCAAGGTCGGCGCGACGAAGAGGGCCAAGGCCAGATCGGGCTGCAGGATAATGCCCGGACCGCCGGGGATGAGGGCGATGAGGGCGCCGGCCAAGGCCAAGAGGGCGGGATATGGCACGCCGAGGCGATCGGACCAGATCGCGAACAGGGCGCCGGCGAAGAGAAGGACGAGGACGATTTCGAATAGGGCCATGGACGTTTCCCGACCGTGGGGAAAATAGGTTTTGCGGATTCGATTTTGGGTTCTACCTTGCACGAAGGCGGTGGATATCCGTTCCCCGTAGCCCTAAAGAACGGTAACCCCAGGTGAAGGAGAGTTTATGCGTGGAAGCTTGAAGATAGGTTCCTGTCTCATCGCCATCCTGTCCCTCCCGGCGCTCGCCCGGGCCTTTTCCTCCGATTCCCTGCTGCTGGTCCGCATCGACCATTTGGGATCCGGCGGGGACACCCTGAATCATCAAGAATTTTCCTATTCCCTGGATAACCAGGGATTGTGGTATGAAACCGATGCCACCCGCAGGCATGATTCCGTGGTGACGACGGAGAAGAAGACTTACGACGCCACGGGGAGGGATATATTCGACACCCTCTTCGCCCTTCTCCCCGGCGGGACCGCCTATCGCCTTTCGACGCGATCGGAGTACGACGGGACGGGCCGCCCGGTCCATGCCGTCCTCAAGTACAATGATTCGCTTCTGTACGATTACGGATACCAATACGACGCCTCGGGGAGGCTCTTGAAATGGACGATTGGCTTGTGGCCCCTCGATTCGGCCGGCTCGTCCCTGATATCCGAATACGATTACGTCTACGATGCGCAGGGACGCTTGCAAACCCGGACCCTTACATCCAACGGCGCCTTGAAGGAAAACGTCAGCTATGTCTACGGCTCCGACGCCCGTCCCGCCTCCCGCCTGTCCTTGAAGGCCAATGGCGATACCATATACGCCAAGACATTCGCCTATGACGGCGAGGGGAGATTGATCCGGGAAATCAGCGCATACGGAAACGATACCCTTGCGTTGCTCTACTCGGACGAACGAACCGAGTACGATGCCGACGGGAATGTGAAGACCAAGAAGCAGTACGATAAGAACGGGTACCTCATGTCCGCCGATGCGTATTCCTATGGGACGGTGCATGTCCCGGTCTCCCTGGCGCCCTTCCGATCCAGGCGGCGTACCATCTTCCCGTCTCCTCTCGCGGATGGCCCCGTCCGCGATGCGCTGGGACGGCAGCTTCGGTCGCGTGGCGCCGGGGGAGCCTTCGCGTTCCGGCAATCCCCGGCCGGCCCCAGGATTCCGTAGGCCGCGGGAATCCGGGCATGCCCGAGCTCCCCGACATCACCGTCTACGTGGAACGCCTCGAAGCGCTCGTTGCGGGCCGCACCTTGCAAGGCATGCGTCTGTCCAGCCCCTTCCTGCTGCGCACGGTCGATCCGCCCTTGGATTCCTTCTCCGGGAGGGAGGTAACGGGCGTGTTACGAAGGGGAAAGCGCATCGTTTTCGCCTTCGCGGGCGGGTCCCGCCTGGCCCTGCACCTCATGATCGCTGGGAGATTGCATTGGAAGGCGGCCGGGGCGCCTGTTCCCAAGGGGAATGGGCTTATGGCCATGGATTTCGCCGAGGGGAGCCTCATCCTCACCGAAAGCGGCATCAAGAAGCGCGCGGCGCTATTCGCTTTTCCCGATCAGGCCGCTTTGGAGGCGAAGTTCCCGGTGGGACTGGAGCCGCTGGATGCGGGCCTCCGGGAGTTCGCGGCCAGGTTGCGCCTGGAGAACCACACCTTGAAGCGCGCGCTTACCGATCCGCGGCTTTTCAGCGGCATCGGCAACTCCTATTCCGATGAGATCCTCCATCAGGCGAAGCTTTCCCCGGTGATGCTGACGGGGAGGATGGGCGACGCGGAGATCGCGGCCCTGTACGCCGCCACCCGGGATGTGCTGTCGCGCTGGACCGAAGCATTGAGGGAGGAGACGGGCGAGGGCTTTCCGGAAAAGGTCACGGCTTTCAGGAAGGGGATGGCGGTGCATGGACGGTACGGCCAGCCCTGCCCGGTTTGCGGCAGCCCGGTGCAGCGCATCCGCTACGCCGAAAACGAAACCAACTATTGCCCGACTTGCCAGACGGGCGGCAAGCTCTTGGCCGACCGCGCATTGTCCTCGTTGCTCAAGAAGGATTGGCCTCGCAGCCTGGAAGACATGGAAAAGATGCTGGCGCGCCATAAGGAAACCATCGCCGGCGGCGAGGCCGGAATGGGGGCCGGAACGGCCTGAACCGGGCCCCTTCGGAACGGGTGGCGCCGAAGGGAGTCGCCTTAAGACCGGACGACCTGTTGCCGTACGGGCCGCAAAAACCTATCTCCCGGACATGGGATTCCTCGTTCGCCTAATCGTCAGCATGGTCAGCTTAGGCTTGGCCGCCCGCATCATCCCGGGCATTTACGTGAGCGACTGGGTGACCCTGCTACTGGCCGCCTTGCTCTTATCCGTGGTCAACGCGATCATCAAACCCATCTTCGTCCTCCTCACCCTGCCATTCACCATCCTCACCTTGGGGCTTTTCCTGCTGGTGGTGAACGCGGCCATGCTCGGCCTGGTAGCGTGGCTGTTACCCGGATTCTCCATCGCCGGGCTGGTGCCCGCCGTGTTGGGGTGGCTGGTCATGGCGGTGGTGGGCGGGATCCTCAATACCCTTATCTGAGATTTAGGCATCCGGGGCGGCCCAAAGCCGGCCCCGGTGACGGTCGTTCATTCCGCGACCGGGGCAGCCTGTAACGTACAGGGTACGGTCGAGCGGTTTATCTAGACTGCGCTCACTTCTCCAGGAAGATGTTGCCGGTCCAAGCGGTATTCCCATCCAGGGCCAGGGAGGCGATGTACCGCCCGGCCTGCGCCCCTTTGGCGTTCCAGAACGCTTCGTGGCTACCGCTGGATACTACGCCTTTCACGAGGGTGGCGACCCGCTTGCCCTGGGTATCGAATACGGCCAGGGTCAGGCGCCGGGATTCGCTTAGGCGGTATTGGATGGACACCTGGGCCAAGGCCGGATTGTAGCGGACCTTGAAGGCGGTCGCGCCTGGGACCTTGGTTTGAGGACCTTCGCCGATCGAGATCACGCTGCTCCCGAAACCCGCGGACTGTACGTTCTTGAAAATCGCGGCGTCGGTGGTATCCGAAGGCCTGCCGGCGGTAATGACGCCTTCATAGAAGGTGCCCCCGCTCGAGTTGCTATTGTCGCCGCCGATGCCGAGGACGATGGCGCCTTTCAGGGTCCAATGCAGGACTGACGGAAGGGCGCCGTCGTAGGCGGTGTTCAGAACTCCGGATTGCGCGTTCCCGGATTTGATCGCGTAGTTGGTCGAACTCGTCTTGAGGATGCCGAAGGCGAAATCGACGGGCAAGGAGATGTTTTTAGTATTCGCCGGATGCGCGCCATTGAGCTCACCCCAACCCGGATCTCCCGACTTGGCGCCTCCCGCCCAGACGCCGGCCTCTAAATCGGCAGCGAACCAGGGGCCTTTTCCATCGCCCTGTCCCCAAAACGATTCCCCGAAAAGCAAGGTGGCCATGTTCCCGGTCCCCCCGCTGCAATTGTCCGTCGATGCGTTTCCGAAGTCCCAGCAGCATGAGGCGCCCGGGTTATGCTTCCCGTCCGCGATCTCGTAAATGCCCTGGGGCTGGCTGCCAGTCGGCATCCCTTTGGTAGCGTCGTTCCGGTAGCCGTCTTGCACGATCATGTAAAGCCCGTAAATCTTATGCCCCGCGATCATCTGGGTGTGGCCTTTGATATTGGCCTCGTTATCCGGCAGGGCGGCGGTTCCCGTGTAGCATCCCTTCGGGCCTTTGATGAGATCGTTGCCCTTCCCGGACTGATCATACATGATGGAAACCGTGCAGTTGCCGGAGCCGCAGAACGTCTCTTGAGCCGTCGTGTTCGCGTATCCGTCCTTTACGGTGACGTCCTGGGTGGCGCCAGCCGCGTTACGGACCTGATAGAGGGGCCCGGTGTAAGAATTGAGAAGGGGACGCGCCATGCTATATGCGGCGACGCACGGCGTGGCTCCGGTGGCGTAGATATCGCAAGGTCCGGCGGACGGGGAGGATTGCGATATCAAAAGACCGATTCCGACAGACAGGCCCGCATGGAGGGGGTTAAACCGGAAAAATCTTGCCATGCAATGCTCCTCTGAAGTTTTAGAAGTAAGACCCGAATGGAGGCCGAGAAGGAATCGCTCTTAAAGTAACGGGAATGGCCCGTTTACGCCGAAAGAAAGTGGCTTCGGTGGATGGCATGTTTCCATGATTTCCGGCTAATACTTCCCTAATTAGGGAGCTTCCGTAACGTAAGGGCGGGCGTACGCGAAGTCGCGGCGAGGAAATACCCGGCCTTGTCGAGGGAATACTCCGCCTTTACCAGGCGCGTTCCACGGACAAACCGAGGCTGAATTCCAGCCGCCGGTCCGCAGTTCCGTCCAGATATCGTCAAACGGTTTTGGCGGTCACTTGCCGCCAGGTGCGCCCGACGGCCAAGAGCTTTTTGACCCGATCGGTAAGCTCGCCGGTCTTGAAAGGCTTCCGCAGGAAATCGGCTCCCGTGGGCGCTACGCCCAGGTCGATAAGCAGATTCGCCGAATAGGCGGAGATGAAGAGAACCCGGATGTCGGGACGGATGATGCTGGCCCGGGTCGCCAATTCGCGGCCGTTCATGAACGGCATCAAGACGTCCGTAACCAGCAGTTCGATCGGCGTGTTCCGATCCAGGATGAGCTGGATGGCCTCGCGACCGCCAGGGGCTTCCAGGACGGGATACCCCGCTTCCTCCAATTGGAGGCGGATCAGGGTCCGCACCACTTTCTCATCGTCGACTACGAGGATTGGGGGGAGGCTTTGCAGGTAATTTGGCATTGGCGCACCGAAGACTCTAATCCGAATATAATCGGTACTTCGGCTCCCGGCTTGAAAAGATTGCTAGGACGTTGGGTTTATCGGGTGATGAGGCAGTTGAATCCGGTTTCCTTTTATTTTCCTTGCGGAACGAAACCGGGGAAACCTTATTAGAAGGTTGCTCCGAGTCCAAGTAGATCGCTTCGGGCCCGAAGCCAGGCGCGTTTCCGGTAACGCCGGCGCCCCTTTCCCCGACCCATGCTATGACCTTCCCCGGGCTGGCGGGCTTAATGCGAAGCAATAAAGTAAATTCGGACGAAATCCCCTGGACCGGAGGAGGACTCAATCGCGAGGAGAAGCATGCGGAATATCGAACGGGCCCGTAAAGTTTTCTTGGTTTCTGCAATTCTGTTACTGGCTTTGGGATGCTTGCTTTCGGGCTGCGCCACCAATTCCGAGCCGGACCCCACGGTTCATTTCGATTCACCCAAGATGAACGATAGCGTTGTCGGCCCGAACGTCTTCGTGAAATTGGCGACGACCCATTTCCAGTTTGCCGGCGCGGCGGCGGCCAAGCGGGCCGCGACCTCCGAAGCGGCAGCGGCCGCTGGGACAGCGGCGTACGGATCTTCCTCATCGAGCGATGTGGTTGGCCACATCCATCTGTTCCTGGATAAACCGGTGGGCCTGGATGTCGATGCGGTGGAACAATTGTCCAAGTCCGATACGGTGACCCTGACGGGCTTAACCGCCGGCAAGCATTACCTGATCGCCGAAGGGGCGAATGCCAATCACGATGATATCGAGAGCATGGAAGATTCGGTGGCCTTCACCGTCGTTATCCACTAAGCAGAGACTTCCGGGGCGCCGCCGCCCCGGGCCTTTCGACCCCATGTCCTTCCGCCGCGCGCGCCTGGCCCGCCTTCCGATGGTCCTTCTGTCGTTGGCCCTTCTCCCGTCGGCACTGGCGGGATGCCAGTTCGGTACCACCCATTCCCCCCCGAAGCCGATCGTGACCGAGGGTTGCCTGGTGGATTGCGCCTATGAACCGGCCCGCCGCCTGGTGAGCCTTTACTGCGCCGATTGCCATGCCCAAGCCGGGAACAACGAGTCCCATGACGATGCCTGGGGGCATGCCATCCGCCTGGACACCTATGAGGAATGGGCGAAAGGCAGCGGGAAATTGCTGGAGCGACTGGATTCCAATGTCGCCGCGGCCCAGGATCCCCCGGTCGATCCCATGCCCTCGACGGGGTTTCCCTATCAGCCCTCCCAGGCCGAACGCGATACCCTGCTGGCGTGGCTAAAGCGCGGCTCGCCCAATACCCCGGACGGTCTGCCCGATTCCGCCGCGACGGGACCCTAACTACTGGGGCCGTCCCTGGACTTAAACCCCTGAAGCCAGGGCCCTCCTCAACCCGGCCCTGAACCCGCGGCGGCCTTACGCAAGCGATCCATGATGGCCGCCCCGAGACCCCGTTCCGGCACGGCTTCGGCCAGGATCAGATCCAAGCCTGCGGCATCCAGACGGTGCAGGCATGCGAACAGGCGGGCGGCGGCTTCGCGCAGATCGCCGTCAGGGGAAAGCGTTTCCGTCGCCGCATAGGGCCCATCCGGGGCGCGACGGAAGGCCAGGTAACCCAGGCGTAACGTGGCATCGGAGGGAATCTCTTCGCCCGCATGGATCCGCAAGGGGGTGCGCGGGGCATAATGGCCGGGGAGTTGGCCCGGGGCCTGCGGCCGGGCCGCCGCCGCGGGAGCCATGGCGATGGCGCCGATGGCCGCTTCGATGGCTTCGCGCGGCACGCCTCCCGCCCGCAGTAACACGGGAGTTTCCCCCGCCAGGGATACTATGGTCGACTCCACCCCCACCGTGCAAGGTCCGCCGTCGAGGATGAGATCGATGCCCGCCTCGCCGGCTTGGAAAGGGGCTTGAAAATGGGCCTGCACGTGGGCGGCCGTGGTGGGGCTCAGGCGTCCGAAGGGATTGGCGCTGGGGGCCGCCAGGGGGAAGCCCGCGGCGCGGATGAGCGCGAGCGCCACCGGATGGGCGGGCATACGCACCGCCACGGTGGGCAGGCCCGAGGTGGCCAGGTCCGGCACGTCGGAAGCCTTGGGCAGGACCAAGGTGAGAGGACCCGGCCAAAAGCGATCCATCAGGTCCGTGGCGCGCGGGTCGCGCCGCGCCTCCGGGGCGATCAGGGCTTCGAATTGGGACCTTTCCGCCACGTGGAGGATGAGGGGATCGAAGAATGGGCGGCGCTTGGCCTCGAAGATCTTGGCCAGCGCCAGGGGGTCATGCGCCTTGGCGCCCAGGCCGTAGACGGTTTCCGTGGGGAAGGCGACGAGCCCGCCCGCGCGCAGCGCATCGGCGGCGCGGCGTAGCGCATCGGGCGTCGCGGGGGAGAGGGGGATCATCGCGGGAAAGATAGGAACCGCTTTTTCCGGGAAGGAGGCCGGCTGGGAAGCGGAGACGGAAACGCAAACGCCTCCGGGGAGGAGGCGTTCGGTCTGAAAGTGCGGGTCCGTTACGCGGGTATGCCCAGATTATAGGACCCGGCCGCGCCGCAATGCAAGCGGGACCCTACACGAGCATGTTGGCGATGCGCTCCGCGATGGTTTCCACCATCTTCGGGTCCATGTGGTAATTACCGGAGTTGACCAGCGATTTCAGCCTGCCAACCTTAAGGTATTGCTCGTTTTCGTAGTCCGATCCGGATTCATGTCCGGCGAGCGCCTTGGCCGAATCCGAAAGATCGACCTCGTCGTGGGCTTCGGGCGCGGCCTTTTTGGCCTTGACCGCTTTGCCATCCTTGGGATCCTTGAGGCCGAGATCCCGTTGCGCCACCAGTCGGGCGACTTCGTTTACGATATCCGTGCTGTTCATACTATACCTGCTTTTGCCTGTTTGGCTTCTAGATTAAGTCTAAGAAGTCATATTCCCCCATGGTGTTCCTACCCCTAATATCGACAAAGTTATGAACGCACTTTAACTCTGATTTAATCGCCATCCCGCGCCATTTCGTCATTGACGCAAACTTCGCAAACGGGAATGAGTCTAAACGCCGGCGGTTCAGCCGGATAAGCCGTGGGATCGATAGAGCGCGGCCAACGCCGCTCCCGTTAGGTCCCGGCCTTCTTTGATCCCTAAGCCCGCCTTGAGCAGGGCCACGGCCAGATCGCGGCGTCCCTGATCGAACCAATATTGCCCCAGCCATTGCAGGGCCTGGATCTTGAGGAGCTGGAAGTCCACCGGCAGGAAAGTCCCTGCTTCTACGAGATCGAGAAGGCGTTCGTAGAAAGGCCTGGCCGAATCGGGGCGGCCCGCGGCAGCCTCGATTTGGGCCTTCACCAGCATGGCCTCGGGGAGCGGGGAAGCAACGGCCAGGGCGGGCGCCAATTCTCGCAGGGCCTCGGCATGCCGGCCCAGGGCGGCCAAGGATGCGGCGGCCTTGGCGGGCGCGCCGTCGCGCACGTGGGGGTCGGAGCCCGTCGCGGCGGCCAACGAGGCGGCCCGCCGGAACCACTCCACCGCGGCCAGGTGCTCGCCCAGGTCGGCGCAAGCGCAGCCGAGGGTGTATAGGGTAACCGGCGTGATACCCCGATCGGTCCCCACCTGGGCCTCGAGGATGGCCTTGTTGCGTTGCTGCTTGGCTTTGGCCAGGGCCGGGTCGGCGTAACCGGTGTGGAGGATCTTGGCGGCCAGGTATTCCACCGGGATGCCGGCGGCCTCGATGGCGGGCAGGATCTGCTCGTGGACGGGGGCCCGGAAGCGCAAGGTGGGGCGGTTGGGGAAGACGCGGATCTGGTTGAAGACGCTGCCGGTGAGGCCGCCATCGCGGCTGTTCTTCACCCTTAGCCCATAGGCCTTGGGCGCGAGGTCCGGATCGCCATCGGCGAGGGATCGGATGGCCCGCTTATCCTCTTCCAGGAGTCGATCGTCGGCGTCCAACCAGAGGATCCACCGGCCGGTGGCGGCGTCCAGGGAGAGGTTGCGCGCGCGACTGAAATCGCCCGTCCAATCGGATTGGATCAATTTCGCGCCGAAGCGTCGGGCGATGTCCTGGGTCCCGTCGTCGGATCCGGTATCCACGATGATGGTTTCGCCGGCGAGGCCGCGCACCGATTCCAGGCAGGCAGGCAGGTTCTCCCGTTCGTTCTTCACGATCATGCATAGGCTTAACGCGGGACGCGTTGAAGCCGGGGAGAGGTCTTCCCATTCCGGCAGGCGGCGCTGGGGAAACAGGGCCCGGGCGGCCGCCAAAGCGTCGCGGAAATCCTCGCGCCGATCCAGTTTGCGCAGCAGGACCAGGCGTTGCGCGTGCAAATCCGGGACCGCGGTGGGATTGAGCAGGATGGCCTTGGCCCAGCATTTCTCGGCGGCCTCGGTTTCGCCCTGCGCCAATTTGCATTTGCCCAGCAGTTGCCAAGCCTCCACCACTTGAGGATGCCCCGCGAGCAAGGCCTCAAGCAATTTCCGGGCGGCCGCCATCTCGCGCCGTTCGAAGGCGAACTGGGCCAGGTAATAGCGGCTATAGATCTGGATCAGATCGTACTGGTTGCTGGTGGTGGTGAAGCTTACCGGCATGGAGACCAGCTTGGCGTAGAGGGGCTCGGCGTCGCGCGGGCGGCCCATCTCCATCAGGCATTGCGCTTTGTGGAAATAGGCCTCGTGCTTATCGGGCTGAAGGGCGATGGTCTTGTCGAACCAGCCCAGCGCTTCTTCGCGGCGGCCCAGGCGCTGGTATCCCTGCCCTATGCAAGAGGGCAGTTCCCGGTAGATGTCGCGGTTGATGGTCTCGCAATCCGGCATGGCCATGGTCCGCTGATAGGCTTCGATCCCCTTCTCGAACTCGCCGAGGATGTAGTACGAATCGCCGATGGCCATGGCCAGGGAAGGCTCGCGCGCCACGCGCGCGGGATCCTCTTGCAAGAGGAGCAGGTTGCGGAGGGCTTTCTTCTTCTTGAGTTCCGGATCTTCGTAGCCGGTGTGGTGCACGGTGGTTTCGGTCCAGAAGGTATGCAATCCCAGCAGGGCCACCGCGTGCAACAACTGCTCGTGGACTTGATAGCGGAAGCGCAAGGCGGGATGGTTGGGGAACATGCGCAATTGCATGAAGCGACCGCCGATGGGAAGGCCCCCCTGCGTATTGATCACCTGGAAGCCGAAGGCGCGGTCCATGGGGGCGGTCTTGAGCTTGCGGAAGTTCTCCAACTGATCGGCGGGAATGCGATCGTCCGCGTCCATCCATAGGATCCACGCGCTGCGGGCCGTTTCGATGGAACGGTTGCGGGCCCAGGCGAAATCGTTCCGCCACTCGCCCTGGATCCAACGCACCCCGAGGGAATCCAGGATGGCCTGGGTCCCGTCGGTGGAACCGGTATCGTAGACAAGGATTTCATCGGCGATGGGCCGGAAGCTTTCCACCGCGTCCCGGATGTTCTTGGCCTCGTCCTTGACGATCATGGCGACGGTCAGGGTCCCGGGAGGCCATGGGGTTTT
This region of Fibrobacterota bacterium genomic DNA includes:
- a CDS encoding Na+/H+ antiporter, with protein sequence MALFEIVLVLLFAGALFAIWSDRLGVPYPALLALAGALIALIPGGPGIILQPDLALALFVAPTLLDAAYDASPRDLKRNLVSVVGLAIVLVIVTVAAVAWAARLAVPGMGWAPAIALGAIVAPPDASAAAAVLRRLRPPHRLMVILEGESLFNDATALLIYRLSVGAALTGSFSAWKVAPLLLLSCGGGLAVGWALARLQILLAGRVRDIPISVLLQFVGTFAVWLIADRLGLSPIITMVAFAMTLARQIGGRTDAHHRIASYVVWDVAVLVLNVLAFVLIGLQLRGIVSRMHGREWGSYAACAGAVCAAAVLVRLVWAPVFVGVVRWKRMRFGPRDPELMPTFRNAALASWCGMRGIVTLATALALPDGPTGFPFRDLIVFSAFSVVLFTLVLQGLTLPPLMRLLKLHDDGSVDREIAVARAETAQAALRVLQERGGDSPEAALLKSEYRARLLEEAAGSEPSTQGAGQDLPGLQRLAVQSQRESLRDLRARDVIGDDAFHVVEEEIDLLELTAEARVRPAPEA
- a CDS encoding formamidopyrimidine-DNA glycosylase → MPELPDITVYVERLEALVAGRTLQGMRLSSPFLLRTVDPPLDSFSGREVTGVLRRGKRIVFAFAGGSRLALHLMIAGRLHWKAAGAPVPKGNGLMAMDFAEGSLILTESGIKKRAALFAFPDQAALEAKFPVGLEPLDAGLREFAARLRLENHTLKRALTDPRLFSGIGNSYSDEILHQAKLSPVMLTGRMGDAEIAALYAATRDVLSRWTEALREETGEGFPEKVTAFRKGMAVHGRYGQPCPVCGSPVQRIRYAENETNYCPTCQTGGKLLADRALSSLLKKDWPRSLEDMEKMLARHKETIAGGEAGMGAGTA
- a CDS encoding phage holin family protein is translated as MGFLVRLIVSMVSLGLAARIIPGIYVSDWVTLLLAALLLSVVNAIIKPIFVLLTLPFTILTLGLFLLVVNAAMLGLVAWLLPGFSIAGLVPAVLGWLVMAVVGGILNTLI
- a CDS encoding alpha-L-arabinofuranosidase is translated as MISQSSPSAGPCDIYATGATPCVAAYSMARPLLNSYTGPLYQVRNAAGATQDVTVKDGYANTTAQETFCGSGNCTVSIMYDQSGKGNDLIKGPKGCYTGTAALPDNEANIKGHTQMIAGHKIYGLYMIVQDGYRNDATKGMPTGSQPQGIYEIADGKHNPGASCCWDFGNASTDNCSGGTGNMATLLFGESFWGQGDGKGPWFAADLEAGVWAGGAKSGDPGWGELNGAHPANTKNISLPVDFAFGILKTSSTNYAIKSGNAQSGVLNTAYDGALPSVLHWTLKGAIVLGIGGDNSNSSGGTFYEGVITAGRPSDTTDAAIFKNVQSAGFGSSVISIGEGPQTKVPGATAFKVRYNPALAQVSIQYRLSESRRLTLAVFDTQGKRVATLVKGVVSSGSHEAFWNAKGAQAGRYIASLALDGNTAWTGNIFLEK
- a CDS encoding response regulator → MPNYLQSLPPILVVDDEKVVRTLIRLQLEEAGYPVLEAPGGREAIQLILDRNTPIELLVTDVLMPFMNGRELATRASIIRPDIRVLFISAYSANLLIDLGVAPTGADFLRKPFKTGELTDRVKKLLAVGRTWRQVTAKTV
- a CDS encoding threonylcarbamoyl-AMP synthase, translated to MIPLSPATPDALRRAADALRAGGLVAFPTETVYGLGAKAHDPLALAKIFEAKRRPFFDPLILHVAERSQFEALIAPEARRDPRATDLMDRFWPGPLTLVLPKASDVPDLATSGLPTVAVRMPAHPVALALIRAAGFPLAAPSANPFGRLSPTTAAHVQAHFQAPFQAGEAGIDLILDGGPCTVGVESTIVSLAGETPVLLRAGGVPREAIEAAIGAIAMAPAAAARPQAPGQLPGHYAPRTPLRIHAGEEIPSDATLRLGYLAFRRAPDGPYAATETLSPDGDLREAAARLFACLHRLDAAGLDLILAEAVPERGLGAAIMDRLRKAAAGSGPG
- a CDS encoding flagellar biosynthesis anti-sigma factor FlgM, producing the protein MNSTDIVNEVARLVAQRDLGLKDPKDGKAVKAKKAAPEAHDEVDLSDSAKALAGHESGSDYENEQYLKVGRLKSLVNSGNYHMDPKMVETIAERIANMLV
- a CDS encoding glycosyltransferase, with product MSKAGKKAKRKERDPIPASQAPASQAPASQAPASQAPAPKAPSLDWAGLPDDMPAAEMAKRFGTIRGVLKTPWPPGTLTVAMIVKDEAKNIRDAVESFRPIADEILVYDTGSTDGTQAILDSLGVRWIQGEWRNDFAWARNRSIETARSAWILWMDADDRIPADQLENFRKLKTAPMDRAFGFQVINTQGGLPIGGRFMQLRMFPNHPALRFRYQVHEQLLHAVALLGLHTFWTETTVHHTGYEDPELKKKKALRNLLLLQEDPARVAREPSLAMAIGDSYYILGEFEKGIEAYQRTMAMPDCETINRDIYRELPSCIGQGYQRLGRREEALGWFDKTIALQPDKHEAYFHKAQCLMEMGRPRDAEPLYAKLVSMPVSFTTTSNQYDLIQIYSRYYLAQFAFERREMAAARKLLEALLAGHPQVVEAWQLLGKCKLAQGETEAAEKCWAKAILLNPTAVPDLHAQRLVLLRKLDRREDFRDALAAARALFPQRRLPEWEDLSPASTRPALSLCMIVKNERENLPACLESVRGLAGETIIVDTGSDDGTQDIARRFGAKLIQSDWTGDFSRARNLSLDAATGRWILWLDADDRLLEEDKRAIRSLADGDPDLAPKAYGLRVKNSRDGGLTGSVFNQIRVFPNRPTLRFRAPVHEQILPAIEAAGIPVEYLAAKILHTGYADPALAKAKQQRNKAILEAQVGTDRGITPVTLYTLGCACADLGEHLAAVEWFRRAASLAAATGSDPHVRDGAPAKAAASLAALGRHAEALRELAPALAVASPLPEAMLVKAQIEAAAGRPDSARPFYERLLDLVEAGTFLPVDFQLLKIQALQWLGQYWFDQGRRDLAVALLKAGLGIKEGRDLTGAALAALYRSHGLSG